The following are encoded in a window of Solibacillus sp. FSL R7-0668 genomic DNA:
- a CDS encoding AAA family ATPase, protein MIIMINGAFGVGKTTTAQALNEELANSMIYDPELVGGMLRHILPNDIKRAEATTGDFQDFVLWKELTVEMARRLVQHYQLHLIVPMTIRKPEYFDYIYNGFKSIDEQTYHFCLTASKETIHKRLKERGEQEGNWCFHQTDKCLDAYEKYNFGREIATENVNVETIIKFILNEIQQLKTL, encoded by the coding sequence ATGATCATTATGATAAACGGTGCTTTTGGTGTTGGAAAAACAACTACTGCACAGGCACTGAATGAAGAATTGGCGAACAGTATGATTTATGACCCTGAATTGGTCGGGGGGATGCTGAGACATATTCTCCCAAATGATATTAAGCGTGCAGAAGCAACGACAGGTGATTTTCAGGATTTTGTATTATGGAAAGAACTAACGGTAGAAATGGCAAGACGTTTAGTTCAGCACTATCAGCTGCATTTAATTGTGCCTATGACCATCCGGAAGCCTGAGTACTTTGACTATATTTATAATGGTTTCAAAAGTATAGACGAACAAACCTATCATTTTTGTTTAACAGCCAGTAAGGAAACGATTCATAAAAGACTTAAGGAACGTGGGGAGCAGGAGGGGAATTGGTGCTTCCATCAAACCGATAAATGTTTAGACGCCTATGAGAAGTATAACTTTGGACGAGAGATTGCTACAGAGAATGTAAATGTAGAGACAATTATTAAATTCATATTGAACGAAATCCAGCAGTTGAAAACGCTATGA
- a CDS encoding HlyD family secretion protein, producing MQLSKKVKITGSIMALLVFVNAYLLLRDNDIILKKYYINDAHFAVTKDHEKILSTNAIVTSSNEQFIAAPVQAINEVLVTEGQTVDVLGELVLFKLEETEKETARLQSDLAAYENELEDLRDVLSQLENVGTETSPTSTVDSDSVSVEDIWNLTLSINLGIEQGTPTIEGIAIIQRAIAETERQMELLSSRIAQLSENNMLTSPVEGVVKEIVLEGDSIIFHIQSADKKLVTYVTPKQWQEIEENQFANITLFEGQDNELTIDGTVIEKQQIPARASIAFQEMKKHEKINADETVYEVSILLNEDLSDTPIGTLATVDITVHEQPYSLGVNNDWLVQVENDEDDKAQYIYLLDENGNTQLQPVEKYFVYKSQLNQHEALAVDSSDHGVVEETEQPTPPRIQTVDLKAESKPKAEKKELTDVAVISGPEELYPIFLDETNRNLSAPTFRPYPLQTFELSHVESDWRTIIEYWLK from the coding sequence ATGCAACTATCAAAAAAGGTCAAAATCACAGGTTCAATCATGGCATTACTTGTATTCGTGAATGCCTATTTACTATTAAGAGATAATGATATTATTTTAAAGAAATATTATATAAATGATGCACATTTTGCCGTAACGAAAGACCATGAGAAAATCCTCTCGACAAATGCCATTGTCACTTCAAGCAATGAGCAATTTATCGCAGCCCCTGTTCAAGCGATTAATGAAGTGCTCGTAACGGAAGGACAAACTGTAGATGTTCTGGGAGAATTAGTACTGTTTAAGCTAGAGGAAACAGAGAAAGAAACCGCACGACTACAATCGGATCTAGCTGCCTATGAAAATGAGCTGGAAGATTTAAGAGATGTTCTTTCACAGCTAGAAAACGTTGGTACCGAGACATCCCCAACATCTACAGTGGATTCTGATTCGGTAAGTGTAGAAGATATTTGGAATTTGACACTATCCATTAATTTAGGGATTGAACAAGGAACACCAACAATCGAGGGAATTGCGATTATTCAACGTGCCATAGCTGAAACAGAGCGTCAAATGGAATTATTGTCTAGTCGTATTGCCCAGTTGAGCGAAAACAATATGCTAACGTCTCCTGTAGAAGGCGTTGTGAAGGAAATTGTGCTAGAAGGGGATTCGATTATCTTCCATATCCAATCCGCTGATAAGAAGCTTGTTACGTATGTAACGCCAAAGCAATGGCAAGAAATTGAAGAAAATCAATTTGCCAATATAACATTGTTTGAAGGGCAGGATAATGAATTAACGATAGATGGCACCGTGATCGAAAAGCAACAAATTCCAGCACGTGCATCGATAGCCTTTCAAGAAATGAAAAAGCATGAAAAAATCAATGCTGATGAAACGGTATATGAAGTTAGTATTTTATTAAATGAGGATTTATCCGATACGCCTATAGGCACATTGGCCACTGTGGATATTACGGTCCATGAACAGCCATATAGCCTCGGTGTAAATAATGACTGGCTCGTTCAAGTTGAGAACGATGAGGACGACAAAGCGCAGTATATCTATCTGCTTGATGAAAACGGCAATACTCAGCTACAGCCTGTTGAAAAATATTTTGTCTATAAATCACAATTAAATCAACATGAGGCATTAGCAGTGGATTCGAGTGATCATGGGGTAGTCGAAGAGACAGAACAACCTACACCACCACGCATCCAGACGGTAGATTTAAAGGCTGAATCCAAGCCAAAAGCAGAAAAAAAAGAACTGACAGATGTAGCGGTTATTTCGGGACCGGAAGAACTATATCCTATTTTCTTAGATGAAACCAATCGCAACTTATCCGCCCCAACATTCCGACCATACCCACTTCAAACATTTGAACTAAGTCATGTTGAAAGTGATTGGCGAACAATTATAGAATATTGGTTGAAATAA
- a CDS encoding amino acid transporter yields the protein MSEFHYWQQLSQPSRLTHNLESSENGKLKGYIKWVAIILGFTLTYFVVREIWGMNTTQLTYLLVNGEYDQYRFARLISLVGAVLTGVFYFLFYYYFIPGILYAFTNDIPYRWIQKIQLYVIPIIIVEKLITVIIFAAVGFATPFTFFSMAPIVSYVYYQDYLLYFLNQITAATVVTVWIQYTFLAQWENRKKALLINLILLQLILAAIVAFISILPVATWIEGWLG from the coding sequence ATGAGTGAATTTCATTACTGGCAACAGCTTTCCCAACCCTCTCGCCTAACACATAATTTAGAAAGTAGCGAGAACGGAAAGCTAAAAGGTTACATAAAGTGGGTAGCAATTATTTTAGGGTTTACTCTCACATATTTTGTTGTACGTGAGATATGGGGTATGAACACAACGCAACTGACATATTTACTCGTAAATGGAGAGTATGATCAGTACCGTTTTGCGCGGCTAATTTCGTTAGTTGGCGCTGTTTTGACAGGAGTTTTCTATTTCCTATTCTATTATTATTTTATTCCGGGCATTTTATATGCTTTTACGAATGATATTCCCTATCGTTGGATCCAAAAGATACAGCTTTATGTAATTCCGATTATTATTGTAGAAAAGTTGATTACTGTTATTATTTTTGCAGCGGTTGGCTTTGCAACACCATTTACATTTTTCTCGATGGCTCCAATCGTTTCGTATGTATATTATCAGGATTATTTGCTCTATTTCCTTAATCAGATTACGGCTGCAACTGTTGTAACGGTTTGGATTCAATATACATTTTTAGCACAATGGGAAAATCGAAAAAAGGCTTTACTTATTAATCTAATTCTTCTTCAATTGATACTTGCAGCAATTGTAGCCTTTATTAGCATTTTACCAGTGGCTACATGGATTGAAGGGTGGCTTGGTTAA
- a CDS encoding YfiT family bacillithiol transferase: protein MDVKYPIGQLQVPEHVTSENVREWLIQIETYTQRLREVVDGLSDEDLNKTYREGSWNVRQLVHHITDSQLNMYQRLKLALTDNNPTVPAFDEEKWAIQPDTNLPVESSIKMLEGLNERIVELGKHLSEAQLQRIFTHQVNGEVRVATKIAKLAWHEEHHLAHIQNALAQ, encoded by the coding sequence ATGGACGTAAAATACCCAATTGGTCAATTGCAAGTGCCTGAACATGTAACATCTGAAAATGTTCGAGAATGGTTAATTCAAATCGAAACATATACACAGCGTTTGCGTGAAGTGGTAGACGGCCTAAGTGATGAGGATTTAAATAAAACGTATCGTGAAGGTAGCTGGAATGTGCGTCAGCTTGTACATCATATCACGGATTCACAGTTGAATATGTATCAGCGTTTAAAGCTCGCATTAACCGATAATAACCCGACAGTACCAGCTTTTGATGAGGAAAAGTGGGCCATTCAGCCAGACACAAACCTTCCTGTAGAAAGCTCGATTAAAATGCTAGAGGGCCTCAACGAACGCATTGTAGAATTAGGCAAGCATCTGAGTGAAGCCCAATTACAACGCATATTCACACATCAGGTAAATGGTGAAGTCAGGGTGGCAACTAAAATCGCTAAGCTCGCATGGCATGAGGAGCACCACCTAGCACATATTCAAAATGCATTAGCTCAATAA